Genomic window (Nicotiana sylvestris chromosome 7, ASM39365v2, whole genome shotgun sequence):
GCATTATTCCACAGGTATGCATGCATTTGAATATTCTTTAAAATAGAGCATATTTTTCTAGATATAATATGCATTTAATTACAATAAAGAATTATCTTATTTGCATATTTCATTTAATTTTTAAAGCATATGCCAATGGAGAAAGAGAAGGCTTAATTTTGGAGATGCCATTTACCATGGGAGAAAGCATAACAAAGGAAAAAATCACTTCATTTTCTCCTTTTACTAAATTTCCATCCCTACATGCTATGAGTGAAATGGACTTAGTTTCAAAGTTGAAGAATGCTATTACTACAAACAATGGTTTGGAGCAAATAATGAAGGATTTAGGCATTGAGAGGTATTCTTTTGTTTCTCACCCAATGTTCGATATTTGTATTGAGGCCCGATTAAATTTCGATTTGCGCTGAAAAGTCCAACAATTATTGTTATAATTATAGGGCGAAGTTATATGGATGGCAAGATACATATTCATTCACGAAGGCCATTGGCGAAATGATGATTGATAGCATGAGAGAGGAAATACCAATACTCATTCTTCGTCCCTCTATGATAGCAAGTAGTTTTAAAGAACCTTTTCCGGGATGGATACAAGGATTCAGGTGTCGTTTTCTTTATTCGACTTTTTCTTTCTATTGTCCTTATCAGTCACATTTTTCTATAACAGTCATACTATTATCGTATTgaacttttttcttctttattcatagtgtatatatatattcaacCAAAAATTAATATAATGTTTCTGACTTTTTATGTTCTCTCTCTTAGGGTAATTGACCCTTCAGTTTTTTTATATGGAAAAGGGGACCTCCCAGCCTTTCTTGGTGATCCAGATTGTCTTGTTGATGTTGTAAGTACAATTCTCTAATATATTTTAGTTGTTAAATTGCATCTGTTGTACTTATTAAAGCATGTGACCATCccctttaaaaattttaaaaagaaaatatttttatttgttaCTTAATTACAGTCAAAGCTCTCTATAATAGTCATTCTTTAAATACATTTCACTATAAGAGCCAAATTTTTCTGAAATTGATTTTTCATGTTATCTTATATTATATGTTCTCGATAACAGCATTTTGCTATATCAGCCATAAAATATAggtcaaataacataattatagAAAAATTTGATTGTATATCTTCAATGCATACACCCCCTCACGTGTGAATGTACACCTTTTTCATGAGCCAAACACGcgatatttttttaaataatagttTGTAGTGAGACTTGAACCCAAAATCACTGCTTACTTTATAATACCATTTTGAGGAGTGTGTGACTATTCACATCGAAAAGCTTAAACTATTAGATTAAATTATTAGAGATAAAAATACTTTTATTTACGTAATTATTTCTTCAACATTCAGATATATATTTTGCATATTAGGCTCAAAATCTCATATTCTTCTTTTCACAATGCTATAAATATTTCATAAATCATTTGATTAATCAATTGTATTAATTATCTAACTATTTCTTTACTTAGTTTAGGTTCCTGTTGATCTGGTTGTAAATGCTACAATGGCTGCAATTGCTAAGCATGGATATTTACAAAGTCCAGAAGTCAATGTCTATCATGTGGCATCAACATTTGTGAATCCTTTCTCATTATATCAACTTTTCAACTATTGCTATGAATATTTCACTTCATTTCCTTTAGTTAACTCAAAAGGAGATAAAGTGGAAGTCAAGGAGATGAAATATTTTGACAAAATATCAGACTTTTCAAATTATATTTGGGAGGAATTATCAAGGCAACATAATGTACAAGATTTAACTGAAAAAGAGCTATTGAAGACTCAAATGCGGTTTAAAAGAAAAGTGGAATATTTGAAGCACTTTTGCAAACTCTATGAGCCATATGCATTCTACAAAGGAtggtaagatttttttttttcacttaAATACATGAGTAGTTTTAGTAGatattattataaattatatggcTTTCACAAGTCAAAATTATTTAATTAGTATAAGAGTTACAGCATGGTGAAGGAGAACGTTAGAGCAACGATAAATTTGTCTTTGTATGATTTATATGTCAGGTGTTCGAGCCGTGGACAAGAGCGAAGCAACATAGTCCtaagggtggtcaattgaccatCATTCGTCGAAAATTTACTGTGCATATAAGTAAAATATTAAGTTTTAGAGGTATATAGCATATATTGAATACCCTTTatcggaaaatattttttaactactttcaagtttgaacacccttggCGAAATTCCTGGCATCGCCACTGGCCGTGGAAGTAGCCACTAATACTTGAATTAGGGTAAGCTATCTACATTACACCCTCTTAAGATATACCTTTCCCGTACTCTGCATGCACGTGGGATACCCTGTGAACCGAGCCGCCTTTTTGTTTAGTTACGTTGCAGCATGGTGTTTGCAATTTTACTGTGCACCACTTTTATTCCACaacttttacctttttttttctttttttttatcttttctcCACAAGTATCAAAAATCTGTTTCCTATCTTAAAATATATGTCCAGTCAAATTTCTATCATATAAAATTAAGCAGATGAAGTAATATATAGTTAAAGTTATTATGTAATTCTCTTTTTTCTCCTACTTGCAGGACAGAAAGGTTAGTCTAAGACCAGATATTATATATACTTAAAGATGAATTAGAGTAAATTGTTTGTgcttaattttaatttattttctttttttcttcttgtaaGGTTTCACGTTGGCAACATGAGAAATTTAATGGAAGAAATGTCTGAAGAAGAGAGAATAAGCTTTGAGATTGATGCATCAAAGATAAATTGGAGAGATTACTTAACAGAAATTCACATTCCTGGTGTGAAAGAACATGTATTGAAAGGAGGAAGACTACCTTCCTAATAATTATATATTGGCAAAGAACATTTAGTTGTCTTTGTATTACAAACTTTTGCTTCCTCTATTGTGAAAGGAAAGAAATGGAACTAGTtttaaaatttcattttaaaGAGTTTTACTCTGTGTTTTACCCTCAAACTGTGTGTTTTAATTTGCTACTAATGTTTATATTAGAGTAGGCTGTTGACATTACACCTTTTGGGGTGCGGCCTTTCCCCGAATCCTATGTGAATGCAGGATGTTTTATGCACCAAGCTGTCCTTTTTGTTGAAAAGGGCATGACAAGTGACAAAGATAGAAATTTCACTTacttaatatatttttttatatatacaatataagTATTCAACAAAAAATGTTCCACTGATCACCCTTCACTGTACATGGctatgtgtaacgacccgacctgtcgttTTAAGCATTTCCATCCCGttcagctatttgaagtcttgagtagcgTCTttttgtgtattatgacttgcgagaGTGGTCAAGTtttattttcagatgattcaaaatttaattgaaagaacaatccatgttttggaagcttaagttgaataaaTTGACCGGATGATAAAATATGTGTAAACGACCCCGAAAtagatttttgatgattccaatagcttcgtatggtgatttcgggcttaggagtGTGTCCATATATTTATTTTGAGGTCTGTAGCTAAagtaggcttgaaatggcgaaaataagaaatttaagtttggaagtttgaccggtggttgactttttgatatcggggtcggaatccagttctgaaaatttgtatagctttgttatgttatttatgacttgtgtgcaaaatttaaagccattccggattgatttggtATGTTTCGGTGCAAAatgtagaagttggaagattcgaaaactcataattcaattcGATGCACAATTCATAATTTCAGTGTTGTTTGACGTGGTTTGAAGCCTCgattaagttcgtattgtattttgggacatgttggtataattggttaaggtcccgagggcctcgggtggattttgaaaggttaacggaatggaaatCGGACAAAAAGGGTTGCTGGAATTTTCTGCTGCAGAAGCTGTCTTGGACAACTATGCAATCGTGGAGCctattttggaagcttatatctcgaaatccaTAAGGAATCTGTAAATGTGCAAAACATAAAAATTGTAGCCCTTGCATCCAAGTTTCCATAAAGATAAACCATTAATCATTTGAATATTTGTACAAAacgttatgatcgattgaataaaGGTTGGTAAAGTTGTTTTGAAATTTTTCAGAAATGATTGATGCGAGGAggctactttggaagcttatatctcgaaatcaaTAGAGAAtctgaaaaatttcaaaatatgaaagttgtatcccttgcattgtagtttccagaaagttaaaccattcatcattcTGATATTTCTACTGAAAGTTATGATAGATTTAGTGAAGGCCAGTACTGCCTTTTGTGTTGGTTGGAAATAAGTGCAAGTCACATTTCATAATGCGACTTGCCTGGAAAATAGCTTATTTTCGGGAATAAGCCATTTTTATTCATTCTTGACTATTGTAGAGCTCGGGAAAAGCAATTTTCAACAAATTTTTCAAGGGAAAcatttggggtaagtgttctatatccgaaagtgattatatttcataaatccatgGTTATATTCATCGTTTAATttggatttaaatggaagaaattggaatttttgaaaaaaaattcaaaaatgaaaagataagatttggaggtcgaatgttgttggaatttgataattttggtatggttgaactcgtatcggaatgggttgtcggattttattaGTTTCGCCGGATTCCGAAacatgggccccacgggcgaattttgagtgcaatttcggatttttaatgaaaaatgtGAAATTTCATAGGAAATTAATTCCTGTAAATGGTATTGATTGAATCAAattatttgtggctagattcaaggcatttggaggctaatttgagaggcaaaggcattgcggagtaggattttgctcggattgaggtaagtaatggttataaatctggccctgagggtatgaaaccctggacaTTATATTGTATGACTATTATTTTGAGGTGAAGCACACGCTAGGTGgggggcgtgtgggcgtgcaccgtagggattgtgatttagtccgtcccgcgagactgtggaatcaattggcctactgtttaataTATATTCCCTATGTTTTCATGGACattgactgtacttcatgttagaaatcatgtttaggtctTATGTGATCATTGTTGAGACCTGAGAAgtcgtgtacttgctgaattagctgctaattgttgttttgtactcagtcatagcttttTTTGCTTATTATGCCTCTGTCTCTTGctgttcattgttgatacatgacaTTACTTCTGTTTGGGTTGTTTATATGATTTCCGAGAGCCcaagagagactggagagattgatgactgagtgagaccgagggACTAATTGTGAGGTTATTAATAttatagcacatgagttgtccgtacagcacgtgagttgtccgtgcgaattcagatattttattatagcatgtgagttatccgtgcagcacgtgagttgtccgtgcagcacgcgAGCTGTCCGCGCAGATCCAGATAttttattatagcacgtgagttgtccgtgcggatccagatattatattatagcacatgagttgtccgtgcaacacgtgagttgtttGTGCAGTTTATAGCGCttaggctgaaggagccccttcggagtctgcacacccccagtgagcgcaggtacctattgagtatgattattgagggctgagagccgagtgattgagTTGTTGAGATGATGAGCTGAGTGAATGTTGCCTTGGGAGGCCGTATTTGATTTCAATTAATTATTGCACTTAGTTGATATTTGTCCTTGCTGTACAGATTTCTGAAGGATCTAATATCTGGTTTATTGAGCACGCACTGGTGTGCCttaaatttttaaatttgaaagcatGGCTATTCTTATTTGGAAGTTACTAAGATGACTGTATTtgtatagctcgtcactacttctcagttccttatttatttctgttacttactaagttggtgtactcacattaccccctgTATATCGTGTACAGATCTAGACACTTCTGGTCACGACGGTTGTTGATTGAAGAGTCAGGCCCAGGagattatcgaggtagctgcatggtgcCCACTGACCTTGACTctcattttcctttcattttgtaTTGTTCTATATATTTCCAGACAGTGTTTTATCAGTCATATGTTGTTGTAATTTAGATGCTCGTGCACTAAGTGACACCgagttttggggatggattgtataggaattttggagttatattctattTTTAAAAAGGATTTCTTTAATATCAACTGCTTCCGCCCTCATTTAAAAGTTCTACTGTATTGCGATattgagttgaggcttgcctagtaccacgataggcgctatCCCGACAGGTgagatttcgggtcgtgacaagttggtatcagagcactagattACATAGGTATCACGGGTCATGagcagatttagtagagtcttgtggattggtacggagacgtctgtacttatcttcgagaggctgcagaaccctttaggaaatttcacattcttgaattcttatcgtgtgatATTGATTAAACTTGAAGCGTAATTCTTTGAACTCCTTCCACGTATTCATGTGCACACATGAGTGCTCGGTATCGGCTTTCGACAGTTTGGGATTCCATGAATGATACACGAAAGGTGATTAGTGTactgatgatgggccagtctggGAGACTTGAGGCCAGGTGTAGACCGCAGCTAGGGTTCGGTAGTTTCAGTTGTGAAAACTTGTGCATTGGGCTTATGTGTCTGATAGTGTTCTTATGAGTTGAAATTGTGGCTCGATGAGCGGTTAAATGGCTATATGATGAGTAGGAGGTGAATGTGGGATGTGTTCAAATGGTTGGAATGTGATGAGAGGAGTTGCTTGAAATGTCTTGATTGATTTATCATCTTGAGCTATGGGTCTATTGAAGGATCTTTCACGTGGTGTACGTGTGGAACAAATTAAATTCTCATGAATTGTaaatgagttcagactcagggaCATTAAATGATTGCATAGTAATTGTGTTTGCGAAAAGAGTATAGAAAAATGCCAGCTTGAGGCTAAGCAGGTGAATTATCACTTGCGAAATAAACTACAGAGGTGTGATCTTTACAATGTTGCGTGGAGAATTTTTCTTTTCTACCCATAGGGTAAATGTATTTAGATTGAATTGGAACTAGTCAAGAAAGTTAACCTAACTGTCACGAAAGTGAAGGCGAGCTTAGTAGACGGATTGAGGAACCATATAaattgtgttgcatgagcttggAAAGAATTTAGTCAAATTGCACTAAAATGTTATGGCAATAACTAGATATGTGTATTGTAAATTATTGAATTTTcggatctatggctttgagccaagtgggggagtccgctatcgACAATTTGATTTCATGCTTATATGTTGAACTTAGGttttgtttcaaaacatgctCGTAGGTTGGTTATGACCTGCAGAGGTTGGGATTGGGGAAGACTAGGATAATGAAATTCCTAAATACGGGTTATACTACGCTTTATGAGTATATTAAGATCATAGGATGATTAAGTTATTAATTGTGAAGAATGTAATGCGCATGGAACGTGAATGCGACCAGTGGTGTTAAGGCAGAGTTATTCCCTTGAGTGTTGTTGTGATAATGGGACATGTGTCATTTGGTTTGTTTAGGCAATTCAATATAGATTTGAGCAGAGTAGATAACTCTTGAAAGAATTCTTATCGATTCAGAAATGTATATGTAGCAATTGAAAATTTTCCGGATCTATAGCCGCTAGAATCAATTATTTACATTGGATGGTACCGAGACTTGCGGTAATTCTGTATGACTATGGATTCTATACTCCAGTATAAAGGAGGTAAAAAGATTTATTTTAAGGTACTTTTAGAGTGGGCATTTTGATTGTGATACTTACAGGGATGCTTAAGAAGAATACAATGGCTTTTGAGCCTTAGGGTCATGTGGTTTATGTTGGGATCTCTGTAGTGAGCTTCGGGTAACATTCTTGGTGCATGTCAAGTAGGAGTGTCGATTTGAGGGTAATAAAAAGGAATTAAAGAAATAGAATAGCTTGGTAGTAAGTTGGATCAATACGATAATGGATATAATCGGTTATCGGTATACTTGTGATGTGGTGAGACTCTGCAGAGGTTTTGATGGAAATATTCATGGGATTTGCAACCCATGTGACTTGTTCAAGTTAGAGGAATACAGTTCCGACagcttggttatgtgcaaatgagTTGCATGGTGTTTTTTATGATTTCTACCATGGTTTGAGCCAGATAC
Coding sequences:
- the LOC104218105 gene encoding fatty acyl-CoA reductase 2, chloroplastic-like, with translation MLRFKNIFPLYTRELPTKLFSENHDSTIFKYNISSLENHKKARKRFCCMKSENLGNPQKCLLKAVTDVEAITMEENIEVLNTPKSSDGIGIVDFFGGKNVLVTGATGFLAKALVEKMLRTTPKINKIYLLIRAKDKGVAFDRLTSEIIESKLFKGLEEIHGEYYKPFMLSKLVPVVGNIHEPNLGMDIITAHQIAEETDLIVDSAANTTFDERYDIALEANVNGPCQLMMFAKKCKKLKLLMHYSTAYANGEREGLILEMPFTMGESITKEKITSFSPFTKFPSLHAMSEMDLVSKLKNAITTNNGLEQIMKDLGIERAKLYGWQDTYSFTKAIGEMMIDSMREEIPILILRPSMIASSFKEPFPGWIQGFRVIDPSVFLYGKGDLPAFLGDPDCLVDVVPVDLVVNATMAAIAKHGYLQSPEVNVYHVASTFVNPFSLYQLFNYCYEYFTSFPLVNSKGDKVEVKEMKYFDKISDFSNYIWEELSRQHNVQDLTEKELLKTQMRFKRKVEYLKHFCKLYEPYAFYKGWFHVGNMRNLMEEMSEEERISFEIDASKINWRDYLTEIHIPGVKEHVLKGGRLPS